The DNA sequence TTCCTTGACGATCTCGTTGGCGTTTCCGTAGGCGAGCAACCCCGCCGCAGAGCCACGTCCGGCCATACGGTAGCGGCCTGAATTGTAAATGATGATGAGATCAATACCGCCGGCTTCCTCGGCTTTGGCCGAAAGCCCGGTGCCGGCGCCGCCGCCGATAATCGGGCGACCTTCGGCAACCATGGTGTTGAGACGGTTGAGAATTTCCTTGCGTGGAATAGCGGGCATGAGTGGCTCTTTCAAATGATGGACAAAAAGGTGTCGGCGGCGGCTTTTGCAAAGGCCGGGTCGTTGATGTGAAGCGGCAGGCGCTCGATGCGCCGGTTGGCGGAGGTCTCGAAAGCGGTTTCGATTGCACTAAACAGTGCCGCATCTGCCTCGGGATCGAAGAATGCTCCGCCCTTGATGTCGAGAGCGGAAACACCTTTTTCGGGAATGAGAAACCGCACCGGGCCATTGCAGGCGCTGAGCTTTCGACCGATCCATTCGCCAATCCGGCGGCACTCTTCCGGCGTCGTGCGCATCAGGGTGACATTCGTATTGTGGTGATAGAAGCACCGGCCTGCGAAAGCTGCGGGCACAGTGTCCGGCGCCCAGAAATTGACCATATCGAGGGCGCCGACGGAACCGACATAGGGAATGCCTGTCCGGGCTATCGCGTCGAAACGCTCTGGCAGGGCGGGAAGCACGCCACCGACCAGAAGGTCGCAAACTTCAGTGGTCGTGATGTCGAGTACACCGGTGAGAACCCGGTCATCGACAAGTTTTTCCATCGTGCGCCCGCCAACACCGGTGGCGTGAAAGACCATGCAATCATATCTGTCTTTGAGATGCTCGACTGTTGCGGTGACACTTTGCGTTGTCACGCCAAACATCGTCAGACCGATGGACTGCTGCGCGCCGGTCTGCTGATAGGGCGAGCGCACCATCCCGGCGATGGCTTGGCCGGCGTTGTGCAAAATCATGCGGCTCAACTGATTTAGCCCGGCGAGGTCGGTGACAGAAGGCATCATGATGATGTCGGAAATATCAACGTAAGGGGCCACATCACCAGAGGCGAGTGTCGACACCATGATCTTGGGCACGCCATAAGGCAGACCGCGCATGCCGGCGGTGATGATGGATGTTCCGCCACCGCCGCCGAAACCGATGACACCGGCGACGTCATCGCGGCCAGCAAGAAAACGAGCAAAGGCCTCGCCCATTCCACTAACGGCCGCCCCCCGATCATCACCGGACAGCACAGCGCCCACTCCATTTGAATGATGGGCAGCGATTTCCTCAGCGGTGATGTCCACCGCGACGGAACGCTCGCGTATACCGACATCAACCCGTTTGACTGGCGCTCCCGCGTCGGCGACGCAATCGGCCAGATAGACAAGTTCAGCGCCCTTGGTGTCAGCAGTGCCTACTACATAGACGTATTTCAAAGCGTCCTCCCCTTCACAGCGCCACACCCAGTCCGGCCCGCCGCTGCCTCCCAATTACAAAATCATGGTTGCCAATTTTTGAGACCCGCGTATCATATTGGTATGAAAGTCTCACACCAGTCAACTGAAACAGAAATACTTCCCGAACGCGGGCCTCGGGCCCGCACCCGCAAACTGATGCTGAAAACCGCCAGTCGGCTGATGCAATCGGGACTGACCCCATCGGTGAGTGAAGTCGCAGAAGCTGCGGAAGTTTCGCGCGCAACCGCCTACCGGTATTTTCCGAGCGAGGTGGCACTGGTCCATGCTGTGGTTGATGAAGCGCTTGGTCCGATCCTGACGTGGAAAGGCCAATCGCATGATGCGGAGGCCCGTGTTCTCGACCTGTTTGAAAAGTCCCTGCCCCGGATTGCCGAGTTCGAGGCGACCTTCAAGGCAGCCTTGAGGATGTCTCTGGAACAATGGGCGCACGCGCAAGATGGAACCCAGGGCGAAAAACCCCGCTTCATGCGTGGACACAGGATAGAGTTGCTCAACGACGCACTGTCGCCGTTGCGCGCCACGTTGCCACCCAAGGAATTCGACCGTCTCGCCCAGGCTCTTTCGCTGATCTACGGCGTCGAGGTTTACACCGTCCTCAAGGACATCTGGGGATTGCCGATCACGCAATCTTCCGAGGTTGCGAAATGGGCCGCTTGCGCCCTCGTCCGATCCGCTGTCGCCGAGGCGCAAACACCCTGCGCAGCCAAGAATGCCATTTGATCTGGTCTTACCAATCACAACAAAATTACCCTTCTGGACAAGAGTGGCATATCACAACGTTTTCGGAGGAAATACCGATTTCTCTATATTCAGTGCCATTTTCTGTCCCATAAAATGGCACGACACACAAGACACAACAGATGGAAGCGCTTGACCGGGCGTTATTTTGGTAATACCAATTTGAAACTAACTGTGACAGTGGAGGGTCACCCACGGAACCACAGGAGTGAGCATACCGGCAACGGTCAGGATCTGGCGGTACACAGCCTGCAATCCGAACCTGCCGGCTACTGAGAAGACAACGTGCATCAATGGGAGGAGATCATAATGCGCAATAGACTCATCGGCATCGCCGGAGGACTGGCACTTGCTTTGGCAAGCAGCACTTCAGCGTATGCGCAGGAACTCACGATATTTTGGGCGGAATGGGATCCGGCGAACTATCTTCAGGAACTTGTCAACGAATATGAAGCGGAATCCGGCGTCACGGTCACCGTGGAAACAACCCCCTGGTCGGATTTCCAGACCAAGGCTTTCACCGAATTCAACGCACGTGGCTCAGCCTATGACATGATCGTCGGTGACAGCCAATGGCTTGGCGCCGCGTCGGAAGGCGGCCACTATGTCGACCTGACCGACTTCTTCAACGAGCACAATCTCGGCGAAGTCATGGCCCCGGCAACAGTGAAATATTATGCCGAATATCCCGGCAACTCCGGCAAGTATTGGGCTGTTCCCGCTGAAGGCGACGCTGTTGGCTGGTCCTATCGCAAGGACTGGTTCGAGGATCCGGCCGAAATGGCGGCTTTCAAGGAAAAATACGGCTACGATCTGGCCCCTCCGGCTGACTGGAAACAGTTGACCGACATCGCCGAATTCTTCCATCGCCCCGACGAAAACCGTTATGGCATCGCGATCTACACCGACAATTCCTACGATGCGATGGTGATGGGCGTCGAAAACGCGATCTTCTCCTATGGTGCCGATCTGGGTAACTTTGAAACCTACGAGGTCGACGGCTACGTCAACAGCGACAAGGCTGTCGCCGCACTGGAGAACTACAAGAAGCTCTACAGCTACACCCCTCCGGGCTGGGCCAAGACCTTCTTCGTCGAAAACAACCAGGCGATCACCGAAGGCCTCGTGGCCATGTCGATGAACTACTTTGCCTTCTTCCCGGCATTGTTGAACGAGTCGTCCAATCCGCACGCAGCCAATACCGGCTTCTTCGCCAACCCGGCCGGTCCGGATGGTGATCAGTTCGCGGCTCTCGGTGGTCAGGGCATTTCCATCGTCAAGTATTCCGAAAACCAGGAAGAGGCGATGAAATTCCTGGAGTGGTTCATCAAGGACGAAACCCAGAAGCGCTGGGCCGAACTTGGTGGCTACACTGCAAGTTCTGCGGTGTTGAAGTCCGATGAATTCCGCAAGGCGACGCCATACAATGAGGCGTTCTACCAGACCATGTTCAAGGTCAAGGACTTCTGGGCAGTGCCTGAATTTGCGGAGCTGCTGACATCGGCCAACCAGCGTCTGTACCCCTTCATCGTGGGCGACGAAGGCTCGGCCAAGGAAACCCTCGATGCTCTGGCATCGGATTGGGAAGCCACCTTCAAGAAGTATGGCCGGACGAAGTAATTCCCAACGGCCAAACCGATACGACAAGGGGCGCTGCGGCGCCCCTTCATTCCCTTACAATCCGAAGCGCAAGGAAGCTTTCCAGTGGCGTCTCAAGTCATGACCAATCTCGACCCTAAATCGCGCGCTGCCGCGAAGGGGCTGAGTGACCTGACCATCCGCAACCTGTTCATCATACCGACAATTGCGTTTCTGATCATCTTCAACATCTTTCCGCTGCTCTATTCGCTGGCCTACTCGTTCACCGATTTTCGCGCATCGACCAATGCGCCGGCGCAATTCGTCGGCCTGCAGAATTATCGTGAACTGCTCAGCGACCCGTTTATCTGGAAGAATTTCTCGATCACCGCGAAATATGTGCTGATTTCGGTCGCAGGCCAGGTGATTGTCGGCTTTGGGCTCGCCATGCTGCTCAACCGCTCGATCCCGGCCAAGGGACTGATCACCACCTTGCTGCTGCTGCCGATGATGCTGTCGATGGCCGTCGTTGGCCTGTTCTGGAAGCTGCTCTACGATCCGAATTTCGGGATTATCAATTACATTTTTGGCTTGGACAAATTCGAGTGGCTGGCTGATCCGGACATGGCGCTCTATGCCATCGCCATTGTCGACATCTGGATGTGGGCCCCATTCGTCATGCTGCTGTCGCTGGCCGGGCTGTCCGCGGTACCAAAACACCTTTACGAAGCCGCCGAGATCGATCGCGCGTCGGGCTTCTACACCTTCTTCCGCATCACCCTGCCCCTGGTTGCCCCGATCTTGATGATCGCCATCATTTTCCGGACCATGGAAGCCTTCAAGACGTTCGATCTGGCCTATGTGCTGTCTTCACAGCCGACAACAGAACTGATCGCGATCCGGCTTTACAAAATGGCATTTCAGGAATGGCAGACCGGCATGTCATCGGCTTTGGCCTATATCGTGCTGATCATGGTGGTCGCAATCACCAACATCTATGTGAAATACCTCAACAAAGTGAAGGCGCGCTAAGATGGCCGGCGTTCGTACCCCCCAAGAAAAATGGACGAACCGCGTGGCGATTGTCGCAGTGTTCGTTGCCGTAGCAATCATGCTGACCCCAATCTACTGGATTGCCGCAACGTCTTTCAAACCGCGCAACCTGGCGACCACGATTCCCCCGACTGTGGTGTTCCAGCCGACAGTGTCGCCATTCGTCAAGCTGTTCACCAAGCGCTCGCAACTGCGCGATCAACCAAGCGCGGAAGAGTATGCCGCGGCCCCCTGGTGGGAGCAGATGGTCTTCGACGGTGGCGAGAAGGTGGTTCGAAACGGCAAGACCGGTGAGGTCAGATCATCAGGCTATGGCGACCGTTTTACCAATTCGCTGATCATCTCGATCGTGTCGACCATTCTGGCTGTCTCGATGGGAACACTGACGGCCTACGGGTTCAGCCGATTCAAGGTGAAGGGCGAGGATGACTGGCTGTTTTTCATCCTGTCGACCCGAATGCTGCCGCCAGTTGTTGTCGCGATCCCCATGTTTCTGATGTACCGGGTGGTAGGCCTCAACGACACCCATCTGGGGCTGATCATCCTATACACCGCGTTCAATCTGAGTTTCTCGGTGTGGATCATGAAAGGCTTTATTGACGAAATCCCCCGCGAATACGAAGAAGCGGCGCTCGTCGATGGCTACACAAGAATGCAGGCGTTCTTCAAGGTCGTACTGCCCGAGGCACTGACAGGCATGGCGGCCACGGCAGTGTTCTGTTTCATCACCGCCTGGAACGAATATGCTTTCGCCCTGATCATGACCAACCGCAACGCCCAGACCGCGCCACCCTATATTCCGTCACAGGTCGGCAGCGGTCTGCCGGACTGGACCGTGATCGCGTCAGGCACGCTGTTGTTCCTGATCCCGGTGGCGATTTTCACCTTCCTTCTGCGCAATCATCTGCTGCGCGGCATGTCCTTCGGAGCGATCCGCAAATGAGTTTTCGCAGCATCAACCAACGCTTCCTCGCCCCCGCGGCACAAAGCCTGATGATCTTCGGCATCATCTCGCTATGCCAGCCCTGGAGCCTGTTCCTGCACCAATACGGCGTCACGCTGACGCTGATCGGACTTATAACCTTCATGATCACCTCGAAAATTGCGCCTGATCCGGAGCCCGAAGAAAGCTTCATCGACGAATCCCTCGACATGCTCGAACTCAACGACACGTCTGCCAAGAATGGCTCCGGCATTGCGGGGACCAACTGATGGCACAGATAGATATCCGCAATGTGCAGAAGTTCTTTGGCCATCACCAGGTGCTCAAGGACCTGAACCTGACTATCGCGGACGGCGAGTTCGTCGTCATGCTGGGCCAGTCCGGTGGTGGCAAAACCACCGCCCTGCGCGCCATTGCCGGCCTCGAAACCGTGACCTCAGGACAGATCCTGATCAACGGCACCGAGGTGCAGGACCGCAAGGCCGCCGACCGCGACATCGCTTTCGTGTTCCAGTCGTTCTCGCTCTACCCGCACATGACGGTCCGCGAAAATATCGCCTTTCCGCTGCGCGCAGTCCGAATGAATGCAGCCGAGCGTGACAAGGCTGTCAACGAGGTCGCAGAAACGCTGCAGATCGCCGAGCACCTGAACCGCAAACCGTCTGCGCTATCAGGCGGAGACATGCAGCGTGTGGCGATCGGCCGGGCGCTGGTCCGGCGCCCACAGGCGCTGTTGATGGATGAGCCGCTGGGCGTGCTTGATGCCAAGTTGCGCGAGCAGATGCGCGCCGAAATCAAGCGTCTGCATATCGCGCGTGGATCGACGTCGGTCTATGTCACCCATGATCAGATCGAGGCGATGAGCCTCGCCGACCGCATTGTCATTCTGCACGATGGCGTGTTGCAGCAGGTCGGTGCGCCCGATGAAGTCTATCTACATCCCACCAATTTGTTCGTTGCCAAATTCGTTGGCTCACCGGTGATGAATATCAACGACGTCCGCATTGAAAATGACACGGTTGCATTGGATGGCGCTCAATCGGGCTTTCACTTTCCAGCCGATGCGTTGACCAAAGTCCGCAATGCCGGCGCCGCACTTACGCTGGGCATTCGTCCCGAAGCGGTGCTGCTCGAGCATGTAAAACACAACGGCTTCATTGAGGCCGAGACAACAAACATCGAGCCATTGGGCAGCCATGATATCGTCGATGTCCGCGTCGGCAACACATCGTTCCGTGCCCGCACCGCAAGCGGGTTTGTCTCCGGTGAGGGACAGCGTGTCTGGGTCAACCTGGATCCCGCACAAGCGCATTTCTTTGACACGGCCACCGGCCTAAATTTGCGGGGAGCAAACTGATGGCCGATATTTCGCTGAAAGGCATCACCAAGAAATTCGGCTCCAACAGCGCCTTGCGTGATCTTGACCTCGACATCAAGGATGGCGAGTTCTTTGTGCTTCTCGGACAGACCGGGGCCGGCAAGACCACCACGTTGCGGGTGATCGCCGGGCTGGAAACACCCAATTCGGGCCAGGTCATGATCGATGGGCAGGACGCAACCAGGTGGAACGCGGCCGAGCGCGACGTCGCGCTGGTGCTGCAGCAGTACTCGCTCTATCCACGCCTGACCGTGCGCGGAAATCTGGAATTCCCGTTGAAATCCCGGACCCAAAACTTTACCGCGGCCGAGATCAAGGAACGCGTCGATCGTGTCGCTGAAACCCTGCAAATCACACGATTGCTGGATCGCAAGGTCGAGCGCCTTTCGGGCGGCGAAATGCAGCGGGTCTCGATCGGCCGTGCAATTGTTCGGCAGCCGCGCGTATTCCTAATGGATGAGCCACTGTCGGCGCTTGACGCCAACTTGCGCGATGTCCTGCGGGTCGAACTCAAGAAGCTGCACAATGAACTGGGGGCGACTTTCGTATTCGTGACCCACGATCAGGTCGAGGCGATGTCGATGGGCGACAAGATCGGCGTGCTCAACAAGGGCAAACTCGTGCAGGTCGGGACCCCATCAGAAATCTATGCCAAACCGATCAACACATTCGTCGCCCGCTCTGTCGGGACACCACCGATGAACCTGCTCGACGGCACGCTGAAGGGTTCGGCGGCGATCCTGGATGCCGGCAAATTCAGTCTGCCGGTCAATGCACCCGCTGGGTCAGATGGCGCAAAGCTGCGTTTCGGGATCCGGCCAGAGGATGTGCTGCTGGACCCCGAGGGTCTCGCATCAGGCCGCGTGTTTGACATCGAAAACCACGGTGTGATCAAGATCCTGACGCTGGATATTGACGGTGTTCATCTGCATGCCACTGTGTCGGCGCAGACAAAGGTGCAAATTGATGAGACTCTCAAATTCGGCTGGAAGCCGGAGAAGGTGCTTTATTTCGATCCGGCGACCGGGCGCAATCTCGGCCTGAACTGAGCCCGGAGCGTCTGGCAGAAGGCAGCAAAACTACGTCAGCCGAACCGGCTGACGTAATTGTCCCAAACGGCTGGATTGCACAAATTTACCGGCTTGTTTCCGGCCAGAATTCGTCTGGTTTCCATCACCACGCCCTGTCCCATGCGCAGCATGCTTTCTTCGGTAATGCCCGCCATGTGCGGTGTCAGGATGACGTTGCGCATCGACAGGAAAGGATGATCGTCGGGCAATGGCTGCCGGTCGAATACATCCAGAACGGCTCCGCCGATCGGGCCCGATCGAAGCGCCTCAATGAGCGCCTTTTCATCGATCACCGGACCGCGGGCAACATTGACAAGGATCGCGCCCGGCTGCATCAGCGCCAATTCGTCGGCTCCGATGATTCCGCGGGTCTTGTCATTGAGTGGACAGGCGAGGACGACGACATCGCTGTGTGAGAGCACATGCTTCAGATCCGCAGCTTCGGCACCTGCTGGCAATGCCTCCGGCCTGCTGGTAACGGCCAGAACCTTCATACCAAATCCACCATGCGCGATCCGGAACAGTGCGTTTCCAACATTTCCCATGCCGACAATGCCGATGGTCCGTTGGCTCAATTCGCGTCCATGATCCGAATGGGCCCGCGCCACGGCCCAGCCAGCCGACCTGAGATCAGCGCTTACAGCCGGATAGCGCCTCAGCAGCGCCAGAGATGACCAGATGCAATGCTCGGCCACGGTGACGGCATTCACGCCGGGCACATTGGCCACCAGAACACCTGCGTCGGTGGCCGCGTCGAGAGGGATCATGTCGAGCCCTGCCCCGTGCCTGACCACTGCTTTCAAGGCTTTCTCGCGGCCAAAGATCTCGGACGGGATCGGTGCCCGCACCACGATGATAGACGCACCGGCGCTTTCTCCAAGGATTGCCGAAGGAGACGGTTCGCTGGCGATGACCAGGTTTCCAAGCGTCTGCAGTTCGGCTGTCACATCGGGATGAAGCGGATGGGTGGAGAAAATCATGTCAGGCATCACATTCCCCGGAATCGAAAAGCGGTGTTCAGACGTGCGCCGGCGGCAAATCCGCGGCTTGTGAAGCCTGCTCGCCATTGGGATCGAGAATTTCGGTCCAATAGCTCTGTGCACGGCCCAGATGTGTGTTCATCAAGGCCTGCGCCAAGATGCTGTCGCGACGCGACAGCGCGTCGAAAATCTGTTTGTGCTCGTTGTGCGACTTGATGTTGCGCTCGGTCTTGCCGAAGTAAATCGGCAAGCGCTGTTCGCTGGCGGCATAAAAGCTCGCACAAATCTTGTAGAACATCTCGTTCTGAGTAGCGCGAACGATCTCGAGATGAAATTCGCCGTCAAGCCGATGCAGGCCGAGTCCCGCTGCGATCTGCTTTTCCGACCGATCCAGAATATCACTCAACCGTTCGAGGTTTTCGTCGGTGGCGCGCTGCGCTGCCAGTTCGGCAGCCTTGATTTCGTGAATTTTGCGCAATTCGACAGCTTCAAAAATCTGACGCGGCTTGAGTTGCACGCCAGCCCGGGCAAGCAGCGCCATCGAGCTCAACCCGGCTGAATCCATGGTCAGATAGATGCCGGATTTGGCACGCCGCTCGATCAGTTGCAAGGCTTCGAGAATGGCCAGCGATTCGCGCACCTGGCCGCGGCTGACCGCAAAATGCTCAGCAAGCTCCCGCTCCGAAGGCGCCTTGTCTCCATTGGCGCTGGCCGTTTTGACGATATAGGCCACAAGGGCGGGGAGAAATTCGCTTTCGGTATTGTTCATATGGGCTTGGCATATTTCTGCAAAATGGCTTCGTTCATGGTGAAGCCGAGACCCGGTTTTTCGGGAAACTCGATCATCCCGTCGCGCGCTTCGACTGTTTCATCAACGATATCATGTATCATCGGGTTGGCGCCAAGGGAAAACTCAATGGTAAAACTTGCCGGTGACGCCGCACAGACGTGCAGCCCGGCAAAAAAGCATGGCGCACCCGCCCATAAATGCGGCGCCAATCGTAGATTGAAGGCCGACGCAATTGTGCCGATACGCATGGCTTCGGTAATTCCGCCACAGAAAGCCGGATCAGGCTGGAAGATATCGGCAGCGCGCATGACGGCAAGGTCTCGGAAGGCGTAACGGGTCGCTTCGCTTTCGCCAGTTGAAACCGGGATCGAAATCGAGGCGCGCACCTCGGCGATACCCGCCTTGTCGTCAGCGATGATCGGTTCTTCGAACCACGCCAGATCGCAATCCGCGACCAGGTGGGCGAAGCGCTTCGCCCCAGCGACTGTGTAGGTGCCATGTGCGTCGACAGCCAATTCAATGTCCGGTCCGAGCGCCTTGCGCGCTGCCTTGACGCGCATTGCGGAGGCATGGGGCGATGCATCCATCGCGCCAACCCGCATTTTGACCGTACGGAAACCGCCGGTGTCGATGTAGGATTGCAATTGTTCGCCGATCTTGTCGGCGCTTGCCCACCCACCGGAGGCATAGGCCTGCATCCGGTCGGCTTTGCGGCCGCCCAGAAGCTTCCAGACCGGCTTGCCATCAGCCTTGCCGAGAATGTCCCACAAAGCGATATCGATTGCGCTGATGGCGGAAACCGTCAAGCCACGGCGGGCCATTTCGGGCATGGCGTGGCCTGCCATCGCAGCCTTCTGAGACCGCACACCATTGTAGAGATCCTCCCAGATGAAGGAGATGTCTGCCGGGTCGCGCCCAATGATGCGCGGCCCGAAATCCTCGTTGAGAATGCGGACCAGCGTTGCATAGTCACCGGCGCTGCCGGCCGCATTTTTGCCCTCGCCCCAGCCGACGATACCGTCATCCGTCTCGATCCGCAGAATCGCTGCGTCAAACGTCCGCAACGTGCCGAAGTCGCTTGTGTGCTGCCGCGCTTGCTCGATCGGTATCTGAATCCACCGCGCATGGACGGATTTGATTTTCATGACTGGACCCTCGCCCCTCCGGCGGCGGAACATTCCGCCCCGGTGGGCCGCCTTTTCGGATTACTTGATCAGCGGCAAAAGCGTTTCTGCCGTTATGCGCATCTGGTCCGAATAGAATTTTTCGGTCAGCAGACTTGATCCATGGTCCTGGATGAATTTCAGCTGTTCGGGCGAGATATCGACCGGATCACGTTCCACCATGTCGGGATAGATCGCAGCAGGCGTGCGGTCGACGGGTGCTACAAACTCGTTGGTGAGTGCGCCGTCATAACCGATCTCTTTCAGCGTTTCGACGATCTTGGGCCAATTGAGATGACCAAGTCCTGCGGCAAAGCGATTGTTGTCGGCAACATGGAAGTCGAACAGGCGTTTGCCCGCCAGACGGATGGCATCGTAAATGTCCGATTCCTCCATATTGAGATGGTAGGCATCAAGACACACGCCGCAATCGGGGTGCACCGCATCGGCGAGAGCCAGCGCCTGGGCCGCGCGGTTGAAGATGTAGGTTTCAAACCGGTTGAGGGGTTCGATACCGATCTTGACGCCAACCTTCTGTGAATGAGCGAAACACTCCTTGGTCGCATCGACCAACCAGGCCCATTCCTCTTCCTCTGTGGCGTCGGGCTGCACCTTGCCAACGGTCGCCGGCACAAGTGTGATCACTTCGCCTTCCAGTTCGCTGACCATGGTCAGCACGCTCTTGACGTAATCTACAGTCCGGGCCCGCTGGCCTTCATCCTTGGCG is a window from the Hoeflea sp. IMCC20628 genome containing:
- a CDS encoding Tm-1-like ATP-binding domain-containing protein, which produces MKYVYVVGTADTKGAELVYLADCVADAGAPVKRVDVGIRERSVAVDITAEEIAAHHSNGVGAVLSGDDRGAAVSGMGEAFARFLAGRDDVAGVIGFGGGGGTSIITAGMRGLPYGVPKIMVSTLASGDVAPYVDISDIIMMPSVTDLAGLNQLSRMILHNAGQAIAGMVRSPYQQTGAQQSIGLTMFGVTTQSVTATVEHLKDRYDCMVFHATGVGGRTMEKLVDDRVLTGVLDITTTEVCDLLVGGVLPALPERFDAIARTGIPYVGSVGALDMVNFWAPDTVPAAFAGRCFYHHNTNVTLMRTTPEECRRIGEWIGRKLSACNGPVRFLIPEKGVSALDIKGGAFFDPEADAALFSAIETAFETSANRRIERLPLHINDPAFAKAAADTFLSII
- a CDS encoding TetR/AcrR family transcriptional regulator; amino-acid sequence: MKVSHQSTETEILPERGPRARTRKLMLKTASRLMQSGLTPSVSEVAEAAEVSRATAYRYFPSEVALVHAVVDEALGPILTWKGQSHDAEARVLDLFEKSLPRIAEFEATFKAALRMSLEQWAHAQDGTQGEKPRFMRGHRIELLNDALSPLRATLPPKEFDRLAQALSLIYGVEVYTVLKDIWGLPITQSSEVAKWAACALVRSAVAEAQTPCAAKNAI
- a CDS encoding extracellular solute-binding protein, with the translated sequence MRNRLIGIAGGLALALASSTSAYAQELTIFWAEWDPANYLQELVNEYEAESGVTVTVETTPWSDFQTKAFTEFNARGSAYDMIVGDSQWLGAASEGGHYVDLTDFFNEHNLGEVMAPATVKYYAEYPGNSGKYWAVPAEGDAVGWSYRKDWFEDPAEMAAFKEKYGYDLAPPADWKQLTDIAEFFHRPDENRYGIAIYTDNSYDAMVMGVENAIFSYGADLGNFETYEVDGYVNSDKAVAALENYKKLYSYTPPGWAKTFFVENNQAITEGLVAMSMNYFAFFPALLNESSNPHAANTGFFANPAGPDGDQFAALGGQGISIVKYSENQEEAMKFLEWFIKDETQKRWAELGGYTASSAVLKSDEFRKATPYNEAFYQTMFKVKDFWAVPEFAELLTSANQRLYPFIVGDEGSAKETLDALASDWEATFKKYGRTK
- a CDS encoding sugar ABC transporter permease, encoding MASQVMTNLDPKSRAAAKGLSDLTIRNLFIIPTIAFLIIFNIFPLLYSLAYSFTDFRASTNAPAQFVGLQNYRELLSDPFIWKNFSITAKYVLISVAGQVIVGFGLAMLLNRSIPAKGLITTLLLLPMMLSMAVVGLFWKLLYDPNFGIINYIFGLDKFEWLADPDMALYAIAIVDIWMWAPFVMLLSLAGLSAVPKHLYEAAEIDRASGFYTFFRITLPLVAPILMIAIIFRTMEAFKTFDLAYVLSSQPTTELIAIRLYKMAFQEWQTGMSSALAYIVLIMVVAITNIYVKYLNKVKAR
- a CDS encoding carbohydrate ABC transporter permease, whose product is MAGVRTPQEKWTNRVAIVAVFVAVAIMLTPIYWIAATSFKPRNLATTIPPTVVFQPTVSPFVKLFTKRSQLRDQPSAEEYAAAPWWEQMVFDGGEKVVRNGKTGEVRSSGYGDRFTNSLIISIVSTILAVSMGTLTAYGFSRFKVKGEDDWLFFILSTRMLPPVVVAIPMFLMYRVVGLNDTHLGLIILYTAFNLSFSVWIMKGFIDEIPREYEEAALVDGYTRMQAFFKVVLPEALTGMAATAVFCFITAWNEYAFALIMTNRNAQTAPPYIPSQVGSGLPDWTVIASGTLLFLIPVAIFTFLLRNHLLRGMSFGAIRK
- a CDS encoding ABC transporter ATP-binding protein; its protein translation is MAQIDIRNVQKFFGHHQVLKDLNLTIADGEFVVMLGQSGGGKTTALRAIAGLETVTSGQILINGTEVQDRKAADRDIAFVFQSFSLYPHMTVRENIAFPLRAVRMNAAERDKAVNEVAETLQIAEHLNRKPSALSGGDMQRVAIGRALVRRPQALLMDEPLGVLDAKLREQMRAEIKRLHIARGSTSVYVTHDQIEAMSLADRIVILHDGVLQQVGAPDEVYLHPTNLFVAKFVGSPVMNINDVRIENDTVALDGAQSGFHFPADALTKVRNAGAALTLGIRPEAVLLEHVKHNGFIEAETTNIEPLGSHDIVDVRVGNTSFRARTASGFVSGEGQRVWVNLDPAQAHFFDTATGLNLRGAN
- a CDS encoding ABC transporter ATP-binding protein, producing the protein MADISLKGITKKFGSNSALRDLDLDIKDGEFFVLLGQTGAGKTTTLRVIAGLETPNSGQVMIDGQDATRWNAAERDVALVLQQYSLYPRLTVRGNLEFPLKSRTQNFTAAEIKERVDRVAETLQITRLLDRKVERLSGGEMQRVSIGRAIVRQPRVFLMDEPLSALDANLRDVLRVELKKLHNELGATFVFVTHDQVEAMSMGDKIGVLNKGKLVQVGTPSEIYAKPINTFVARSVGTPPMNLLDGTLKGSAAILDAGKFSLPVNAPAGSDGAKLRFGIRPEDVLLDPEGLASGRVFDIENHGVIKILTLDIDGVHLHATVSAQTKVQIDETLKFGWKPEKVLYFDPATGRNLGLN
- a CDS encoding NAD(P)-dependent oxidoreductase; this translates as MPDMIFSTHPLHPDVTAELQTLGNLVIASEPSPSAILGESAGASIIVVRAPIPSEIFGREKALKAVVRHGAGLDMIPLDAATDAGVLVANVPGVNAVTVAEHCIWSSLALLRRYPAVSADLRSAGWAVARAHSDHGRELSQRTIGIVGMGNVGNALFRIAHGGFGMKVLAVTSRPEALPAGAEAADLKHVLSHSDVVVLACPLNDKTRGIIGADELALMQPGAILVNVARGPVIDEKALIEALRSGPIGGAVLDVFDRQPLPDDHPFLSMRNVILTPHMAGITEESMLRMGQGVVMETRRILAGNKPVNLCNPAVWDNYVSRFG
- a CDS encoding FadR/GntR family transcriptional regulator, whose product is MNNTESEFLPALVAYIVKTASANGDKAPSERELAEHFAVSRGQVRESLAILEALQLIERRAKSGIYLTMDSAGLSSMALLARAGVQLKPRQIFEAVELRKIHEIKAAELAAQRATDENLERLSDILDRSEKQIAAGLGLHRLDGEFHLEIVRATQNEMFYKICASFYAASEQRLPIYFGKTERNIKSHNEHKQIFDALSRRDSILAQALMNTHLGRAQSYWTEILDPNGEQASQAADLPPAHV
- a CDS encoding mandelate racemase/muconate lactonizing enzyme family protein — translated: MKIKSVHARWIQIPIEQARQHTSDFGTLRTFDAAILRIETDDGIVGWGEGKNAAGSAGDYATLVRILNEDFGPRIIGRDPADISFIWEDLYNGVRSQKAAMAGHAMPEMARRGLTVSAISAIDIALWDILGKADGKPVWKLLGGRKADRMQAYASGGWASADKIGEQLQSYIDTGGFRTVKMRVGAMDASPHASAMRVKAARKALGPDIELAVDAHGTYTVAGAKRFAHLVADCDLAWFEEPIIADDKAGIAEVRASISIPVSTGESEATRYAFRDLAVMRAADIFQPDPAFCGGITEAMRIGTIASAFNLRLAPHLWAGAPCFFAGLHVCAASPASFTIEFSLGANPMIHDIVDETVEARDGMIEFPEKPGLGFTMNEAILQKYAKPI